Part of the Paenibacillus kyungheensis genome, TGTAAAATGAGCCGGAATCGAAATGATCATCGTTAGATCACCATTGTCCATTTGTTGCTGTGCTGTAGTTAATGAATCATAAGATTGGGTCTGATAAGGCACACCTGTCGTGATCGCTTGAGCGATACGTTCGCCTTGTTGTCCATCTTCATTAACAATTCCAACAACCAGTTGATCTACTCGTTCGGTGGCTCCATGATATCCAGTCATCCAAAATAATAAAAATACCAAAGGTACAAAAATAGAAAACACAATCCCTACTTTGGTCTGTGTAATCCCTAAAAAATCTTTAAACGTTTTGAATACAGTCATTTGTTTTCCTCCAACTATCTTTTCTCTTTTTTTAAATACATGCATAGGATATAAATGGTTGTGCATGTATTAGGTCAAAAAATATCCAGCTGACAAAATCAGCGGGATAAATGTTCAAACGTCTGATTGATCATCGCAATAAATTGCTTGGTTTGTTCCGGCGTGAACAATGCGTTAATCTCATCATCCACTTCTTGCATAATCGGCTTGGTCTGCTGAATTAATTCGTGCCCTTTTGTTGTTAAATGTAGCAATACTGCCCGGCGATCTGAAGGATCAACCGTGCGTGTGAGCAATTTTTTATTTTCCAGACGATCCAATGTTTTGCCGATACTGGTCTGGTCTTTGGAATTTAACTCTGCTAATGCTTTCTGTGAGATACCATCATGACTGACCAGATTATTAAGTACACCAAATTGCTCTGGAGTAATATCATAATCAAGTAATAAATGAGATGCTTTTTTCTTATAGGATAAATAGGTTCGAGATAATAACAAACCTAACGGGTTCTGCTCTTGATTAAATGGCATGATTATCCTCCTAAAAAAATACTAGCATAGCCGACTATCGACTATGCTAGTATATTCTGGTTATGAAGGATTTGTCAAAGGTATTTATTTAATCTCTTGGATAGTTCACACCCATGATATCCATAAATTTCACTTTGTTTACTTCTTCTTCATATTGTACATGTACTCGACCTGTACGTGGATCCATATTTACAATCTGACCGCGTACAGGTTCTTCTGCACCCCACACTGTCAGCAAAATTTCCGATTTCTCTTGATAGGCTTCAGTAAGTTGATTACCAATTTCTTCTAGTGCAAATTCATCCCGTGTTGGACGTTTTGCTACCTTTGCTTTAGCCAAAATAAACCCCCCTTTACACTTCTCTATTCTATTTTACATTTAACTTGATATCGATACAATAGTTTACACTAAAAAATAAGCACAAACGTTCGCTTTTTTTGATAATTTGACATTTTTTCATCTGATTTTCTGCAAAATAAAGAGGCACGACATTAATATATCGTACCTCTTGGGTTATGTGGTTAGTTTTTACGAATCCAGACAGCCATATCGCCTTCACCACGATTCGCCCAGAGAAAGTAAGGAATCGCTGTAAAAGGCTGTTCTTGAATGGTAGGAGGACTGTCTTGGTACAAATGGTCATCCCAATCACTGGTCAGCTCACGAGTCGCTGTACCTTCGATCACCACAGCTCCACCTAATAATTCAGCATCAAATCGCGTCGTTAATGATTGCGCTGGATCAATGGATAATGCAGAGATTAATTCTCCATTATCTGCTTGCTCCAGACAGTAGACCAGTGGCCCATGTTGTAAAGCGATTTTGCCAGAAGCAGCGCGCAATCTAGGATGGCTATGAATCACTTGCACATGCATCTTCATATTCCACTCTACACGATCATCTACCGACCATTCTCGCTGAATATAGATATATCCATCCTGTACAAGCGATTGATATTCAATAGACTCACCGTTGATCGTTAGCGAAGCTTTTTTGCACCATCCCGGTAAACGTAAAGCCAATGTAAAAGATTGTGGTTGTTCCAATTGGAATGAAAAGCTTGTCGCCCCATTCCATGGATATCCACTTTCTTGCTGGATCACAACCGATTGCTCGCCAACTGTTAACTCTGCTTCGCCACCAATATAAAGATGTGTATAGATCGTATCTTGATTGGTGCTGTAAATGTATTGCCCTAATGAACTTACAAGACGTGCAATATTAGGAGGACAGCAAGAGCAACCAAACCATTTCTGACGAACAGGCTTCACATGATGCTTGCCTGGGTTATGATGACAAGCAGATGGCCATACTTCCAATGGATTCACATAGAAATAATGTTTACCATCCTGTGCCATTCCGCCTATCACTGTATTATAAAGCGCGCGCTCTAACACATCAGCATACTCACCTTTGGCTTCAATCTGCAACATCCGATGTGCAAAAAAGACAATTCCTACCGCAGCACAAGTCTCCGAATATCCACTATCATTAGGCAGATCGTAATCGATTGTGAATGCTTCACCATGATGAGTAGAACCGATCCCTCCAGTCACGTACATTTGCTTGTGTACCATGTTATTCCATAAAGTCTGACATGCTTGATAAAGACTAGTATCTCCTGTTAATCCAGCAAGATCAGCCATCGCTGTGTACATATAGACCGCGCGAACAGCATGCCCTACTGCTTCTTTTTGCTCTCGTACCGGAACATGTGCCTGACTATATTGAAGATTGATATCATTTGTTTTGCCTACAAAAAAGTTGATCCGATCCCGTTGCTCCCATTCTTGTTCTAGAAAGTTAGGTTGTTGTCCGCGCTCATCAATAAAAAATTGACTCAATTGCAAATACCGTTGTTCTCCTGTAAGACGGTACAATTTAACAAGCGCAAGTTCGATCTCTTGATGACCATCGTATCCGCGTAATTGACCTTCACCTGTTCCAAATACAGTATCAATATAATCTGCTAGACGGCAGACCACATCGAGCAGTTTCTTTTTACCTGTTGCTTGATAATAAGCAACTCCTGCTTCAATCATATGCCCGGCGGTATATAGTTCATGACAATCGGCTAGATTGGTCCAGCGCTTATCCGGTTCTTTAATTGTAAAATATGTATTCAGATAGCCATCTTCACCCTGTGCTTCTGCAACAAGATCAATCACTTGATCGGTCAAGCGCTCTAACTCTGCATCAGGATGAGTCATTAACGAATAGCCAACCGCTTCAATCCATTTCGCTACATCTGTATCTTGAAAAACAAATCCGTTAAATTGCCCTTCTTTACGACCAGCAGCAATTTCAAAATTCTGAATAGCATAACTAGGTTCAGCATCAGCAATACGGTCATGCAGAGCATCATACTGATAAGGAATCACTACCTGACGCACCAGATCATTGTATTTTGTCCAAAATTCATCTACGATACGAACTTCTTTAGGTGTAACCGTATTGAGCACTTTATTTACAGTAGACATTAAGTATTCTCTCCTTTAGATAGGTTCTATTGGATATGATTTCACTTTAAAATGAGTACGCTTTCAAAATAATTGTTTATGTTATCATTAATTAATATCATATTTGTTAACGATATACAATCATTTCATCTATAAATTAGATCACTACATAGAGTTATAGTTTAATCGTAGTTATTTCGATTAATTTATGGTATAACAAAAGTATGAAACCATTACAATCTTCTACTCCATTACATTATCGTAGTTATCTTGCTTTGAGTATTCCGTTAATTATTTCTACAGTTACTACTCCTTTACTTGGTGCTGTAGATACCGCTGTTGTTGGTCATTTATCAAGCAGTATTTACATAGGTGGCGTTGCGATTGGTACCCTTATTTTTAATACGTTATACTGGCTATTTGGCTTTCTGAGAGTAAGCACTTCTGGATTTGCAGCCCAAGCCAAAGGAGCCGGACAATTAGAACGGGGCTTTTCTGAACTGGTACGCCCTACTATTATTGCTATCCTGATTGGCTTCTTTTTTGTGGCGTTGCAGTATCCTATTTTGCAAGGAGTGCTGGCATGGATCAGACCGGGTGCTGATATTCGTGAGCAAGCTTCTATTTATTTTCATATTCGTATCTGGGGCGCTCCGGTTACATTGCTTAATTATGTTATTCTAGGCTGGCTTATTGGTATGGCACATGTAAGGCAGACTTTGTTTTTGCAGATCGGTATTAATGTGCTTAATATGATTCTGGCGATTGTATTTGTACATGTGTTCCACTGGCAAGTCGCAGGTGTAGCTTCTGCTACATTGATTGCAGAGATAGCAGGTCTGGTGTTCGGAATTGTATTGATCTGGCGCTCACCTTATTTTAAATGGGGATCGATCTCTCAAGCAGGTGTGTTTAATCGCGAAGCATTGCGCCGTATGATTAGTGTAAATAGTGATCTATTTATCCGTACAATCTGCTTATTGGCTATGTTCAATATATTTACAGCAAATAGTACTTCGTTTGGACCCGAAATGCTGGCAGCTAATGCGATTTTATTGCAAGTTCATTATATTATGGCTTACTTTTTCGATGGCTTTGCCAATGCCAGTAGTATCTACGCTGGACAAGCTGGAGGTTCTCGTAATCCACTGCTGTTACGGCAGACCATTCGGTGGTCGTGGTATAGCTCATTTCTACCCGCTGTACTCATTGTGCTACTCTACTGGATATTCCATGAGCAGTTATTAGGATTATTTACAGATTCAGCGGCCACGATTGCACTTGCGAATGAATATAGCTTCTGGTTATTATTATTTCCTTTAGTTACAGGTGCAGGTCTGGTATTCTATGGTTTATTTACAGGATTATCTGTAACAGCTCCTATTCGCAACTCGATGATCATTTCGTTTGTATTGTTTCTAGTAGTTCTCTGGATAGCTGTACCGGTATATGGTAATCATGGATTATGGCTAGCCTTTATCGCATTCGGTCTGGGACGAAGTGTATTTTTATTAATCCGTCTGCCTCGATTACTGCAAGCTATTCCTGATCAATAATCTATGTTTTTGTAAAAGAAATGCACAACAACATAGCAAAAATAGGCACCTTATAAATAGGGTGCCTATTTTTATACAAATATGGTACATTATATATGTTATTAACGGACTTTTAAAATTCTTGCTGTGTCGGACGAATCAACACTTCATTAATAGCCACATGTTTGGGACGAGTCACCACATATTCAATAGCATCTGCAATATCTTGTGCTTCTAGTGGTGTAATATTACCAAATAGTTTGCCCATATCTTCCATTACTTCAGAACGTACATGAGAAGACAACTCGGTCTGTACTACACCTGGCTCGATCAATCCTACACGCACACCGCGACCTGTTACTTCTTGACGTAACGCTTCACTAAATGCAACAACTCCAAATTTGGTCATATTGTATACAGCAGAACCTGCACCAGCACGACGACCTGCAACCGAACTAATATTGATCAAGTCAGCGACCTGACGATCAGATTGCTCTGCGGCTTTGAGTAAGTGTGGTAAAGCAGCATGAGAGATATGCAGTAATCCATTCACATTAATAGATACCATGCGTTCCCATTCTTCAGCAGGAGCATTCTCTGCTGGCCCCAATAACATCACACCTGCATTATTGACTACAATATCAAGACGGTTATATTTGCTGATTGTTTGTTCAATCGCTTTTTGAGCTTGGGCTTGATCTGTAATGTCTGCTTCAATAACAAAAGCGGAACCGCCTTGTTCGCTAATTTCTGTAGCCAATTGATCCAGACGATCTTTACGACGTGCTACCACGACTACAGTTGCTCCTTGTGCAGCTAGAGATTTAGCTGTTGCTTCCCCTATTCCGCTACTTGCTCCTGTAACTAATGCTACTGTTCCTTGTAGTTTTTGTGCCATGTATAACACTCCTTTATGCAGATTAAAATACACATATCTATAGTAATATACCCCTATTCAGAAGAACACAATCAAATTTGGAACAATTCATTTAAAAAAAGAAGTTAACCTTTTCTTCATATCTGCTCTATACATACCGATTAAACCTAGTATATATTAAAAATAATTTTAAGATTATGATCAGTATGGTAAAGGAGTGGACCTAAATGAATAGCGAAGATTCACTGATTCATCCGCTTCTTAAGTTAGCTTTTGATGCTATGGAAGATCTAGTGTATATTATGGCTGTCCAAAATCGACAATTTGTATATTGTTATGTTAATCGAAAAGCAGAATTGTTCAGTGGAATCTCGAAAAAGGATATCGGAAAAAACTTTTTCGATCTTTATAGTGAACGCAATCAGTATGAAATGGCTCAGTATTTGCATAACAAATATTCTAAAGTACTGGTACAAGCGCAAAGTGTACGTTTTGATGAAGGTCATTTGTTACCTACAGGAACGTTAAGTGGAGATAGCATTATCTCGCCTATTTTCAATGAGAATCAGACGATCACTCATCTAGTCTGTATTACTCGAAGCTATGAAGAACGCCATCAATACAAAGAAAAAATGCAGTATTATGCTTTCCATGATGAATTGACTCAATTATTAAATCGACGTTTTTTGTATGAGTTTGTTACTCACCCTGCGTATTTATTTATGTTTGATATAGATAATCTCAAATATGTAAATGATACACTTGGCATGGAAAGCGGCGATGCTCTATTGGTCGAAGTGGCAGGTCGACTTAAACGTAATTTCAGTTCGGAATATATCAGTATTCGTCTTAGCGGGGATGAGTTTATACTGGTGTCTAATCGCCAACAAGAACATCCTGAACAGATGGCTCAGATTATTATTTCTTTAATGAATGAACCGTTCACCTTTAACAATCGTCAGATCAAAATCAATGTGAGTGTAGGTATTGCTTATTTCTCAGAAGATATCAATATTTCTATCGCGTTACGACGTGCAGATATTGCGCTTTTTCATGCCAAAACAAGCGGTCGTAACAAACATCATTTATTCTGTGAAAAAACGCAGTATGAACAGGTTGTTCGCTTTAATTATGAGTTAGCATTGAATAGTTGTCTCGAAAAAGAAGAATTACAACTGTTGTATCAGCCGATTTATGGGAACAAACAAAAACAAGTGGTAGCTGTAGAAGCATTATTACGTTGGAAAAAAGATCATAAATATATGGTCTCGCCTGCTGACTTTATCCCGATAGCAGAACAAACAGGTCTGATTATTCCTATAGGCGAATGGGTGATTCGTCAGGCTTGTCATGATCTTGCTATCGTTCAAGCCAAGTATGGACAACAGACCAAGATTGCGATTAACATTTCTAGAATCCAGTTAAGTGAGCCTGATTTTATAGATCGTATTAATCAGATTCTGCAAGAAGAGCAAGTTGATCCTCAGTATATTGATCTTGAAATTACAGAAAGTGTGGCTATGATTGATACCGTTAGTGAATGCTCTTCTCTACTTCAGTTACGTGAGCAAGGATATACGATTTCGATAGATGATTTTGGTACTGGTTATTCTTCATTGAGCACATTAACCCGCCTGCCGGTCGATAATATCAAAATAGATCGTTCTTTTGTAGCTCAGATGAATCCTCCTGTATTAAAAGCATTGCTCGCAATGGCAGAAGCTTTGGAGTTGCATGTGGTTGCTGAAGGTATTGAAGAAGAAGATCAATGGAGAAAGTTGTTAGAGTTAGGTTGTAACGATTTTCAAGGATATTGGATCAGTTATCCGATGCCACTTGAGAACCTGCCAGATCTACCTCAATTTCTGTCGTCTGTACCGACCGATTATGTATAACAATTAGAATGCTTCTATATATGCGTAAACAAAAGACCTTATCCATTATAGGAGTAAGGTCTTTTGCTATTGATTATACTGTTAATCCAAGCATGATTAGGAGCGAGTACGATTGATTATTGTGCTACTCCCCATGCTAATGTACCGCCTTTGTATAGTGTTACTTTGTTCCAATCAGCATATGCTGTTTTGGTAGCATCGAATGAATAATCGTTGCTTTCATCCATTGGGGACCAATCATTTTTAGCCATACGAAGCTGGATATCTCCTGTTTGCGCTCCTGGTTGAAGGGCTCCAGCTCCAGAAGTGAATCCAACTTCGACATAATTAGGGGTAAATGTAGTCGTTACATTACTTTGACCCACTTGCGCCCAATCAACCCACGCTGTCATATCAGCCGATCCATCTTTGGAGAAATAGTAGCGCAATTTGAGATCGCTAAGATTGACAGCAGCCGTACCATTGTTTTTGATATTAAAATAAGGTTTGATCTGGCTATCATTAACATTGGTATCTCCTGCACGATATTGTACGACTAGATCACCGACAGGTGTAGGTGTTGGCGTAGTTGGATCTGTAGGAGTCGGTGGTGTAGTGGTCGTAGCTTGTGGCTTAGCACTCACTACAGTCGAATTCACACTCGAACCTACTGTGTTATTTGCAGTGATAGCATAGTAATACGTTGTGCCATTGGTTACGGCTTTGTCTGTGTATAATGTGGTTGTAACATTAGCCCCTACAGTTGTAAAAGCACCTGTAGCGCTGGTTGCTCTTTTGACAGTATAACTTGTTGCTCCTGTGACAGAAGACCAGTTTAATTTGACCTGACTATCTGCAGCAGTTGCTTTGACACCTGTTGGTGCCGTTGGCGCAGTTACAGGAGGAGTTGTAGGCGTTGTAGTAGAACCACCTACAGCTGGATAAGCATTGTTGATCAACATAACGAATTGATCATGGAACCATGCACCAGAGATTGGAGCGTTAGGCAAAGCCCCTGTTAACACGCCATCTGCTGTAGTAAAGGTAGGATCACACATGCGGTCAAATCCTTTACCTTCATTGTTCGGAATTAGCGAGCTAGAACCATCCGATTCTCCTGGAGGTTTCACCCATACATAAGCATCCAAATGAGCGCCCGGAGCTGAAGTTGGAGCTACCCCAAGACCTGCTCCACTTGCATTACACCAGTTCCCACGATGATCGCGGCGGTCGACACGTCCAGAGTTGACGTACGTATTGATATCATTTCCGATAGCGGCTGTTGGGCGATTAGGGCCACCCCATCCGTTACGTCCAGTATCAATCAAGAATCCAATACTACTTGGCCAGCCGGCAGCGACAAAACCGTTATACAAAGCGCCTGTAAAATCGGCCTCATCAAAGTATGGATTCCATTCGTAGAATTTAGCCGATTTGATCGGTTGTCCACCGACATTCAGATCAGGATTCGGCAGATTAGGCTCATTAAGCGGTGTAGTATTCGCTGTATTGGTGACAAAGCCATCTACACTTGCTAGACCTGCTGTAGTACTTTGCACGACTTTCGTATACAAAGAGATAGTTGCTGTACGGTTGTTATCCCAACCCAACCAGCCAGAGTGACCGATATCTAGATAGTTGTATACATTTGGAATCGCATGAAGTTTGTTTAATGCGTATTTAACGCCTGCTTCATAGATACCTGTCGAGCTTGCTTGAGCACAACGTGCATCATTTAAGTTGGTTACCAGATTCGGTAAGCTGTCCGGTTCAATTACATTGACGATACGAATATCTTGATATTTAGGATTAGCGAAAATATCAGCGATCACATCAATATATTCAGTTTTGTATCGTTCTAAGCCTGCCGGTGTTAAAGGCAGTTCACCATTGGATGCTAAAGCATGACAATCGCGTCCAGGAAGATCATAGATAACAAAGCTTGCTGTGATTGGTGTATTTCCTTTTTTCTGTGCTAACGCAGCATCCAGATGTCCTTCCAAGCTAAGACGACCTGCATTGTTCGCACCACCGCCTATCGCGTCAATCCGATCTAACCAGACTGATGTAGGATAGGATTTTATGGTTTCCATTTTTGCTTTGAGTGAAGCATCACTTACTTTCGCAATTGAGGCATTAACTTCTTTGGCATAATCAGGATTCACATACGCAGTCGCGCCAACAAACGGATTATCGACATGAGCTTCGGCATAAGCAGCCGGTGTAGAAAGGATAGGTAAAAGACTTCCAGTTAATAGTGAAACGGCCATCGTGTATTTCAATGTTTGCCAGATACTTTTTTTGGATTTCAAAAAATTCACCTTTCTTTCTCAAGTAATTTGGTTGGATAGTGTTTATCCATTTCAAAAGTAAGCGTTATCTTTTTTCTGGATTAGCTTGCTTGTTCCCCTTCTGAATCACCTCCTCAGGGCTGATTATACTTAAAGTTTTTACTGGTGTAAATTGGTAATTATGGATTTTAATTGTTTATAATTTCAAAATTGTTAACGTTTTCATCGGTTTTTTTATATATCATAGTGACACTTATAAATGCTTATGCGGAATAAGTTATATCCCTTTAGAATAGACTTACTTTTCCACTTCCTAATTACCATATAATTCCATTAATAAATATATACTCTATCAGCGCAAAAAAAGTGCTTTTCCTACCCTCAGGCAAGAAAAGCACTTCATTTTATTTTAACATATAGACTCTATTTTAGAATCAAAAGTGTCTTATTGAGCGTTGATTGACCAGTTCGATACTGTTAATTTACCGTTACCACTCATTACATCTGTACCGAATTTCACGCCACTTACATAGTCAAAAGATTTCAATTCATTACGATCTAGCAAGTTTTTGATAAAATCAGAAATGTTTAAGTCTACGCTATCTGCATTTTCTGTTCTAACAAATGTGTACACATTGCCATCCATCGTATTAAAGTTGGATTGACCTTCCATATCGCTATTCATACCTTTGCGATATACATCCCAATTAGCGCCATCTAGACTCACTTTACCTAGAGATTCACCCCATGTTGCTGTCGTTGTGGTCATATCTTCATTGGTAGTTGCGGTAGAATCGTTTTTGTTTTCCATGACTGTAGAAGCATTTTGTGAAGTAGACGTTACTAATTTTACAATCGCAGATGGTTTAGATTCTGCTCCAGCCCATTGTGTATTATGAATAAATACAGTGTAACCAGTGCTGTAATCCCCTGTTGCGTTTTCTGTAGAATAACTTACAGAAGTATCAATGTCTTTCATTTGACTTTGACGAGAGCTAGAGCTTGAACTATTGTTGTTACGTCTGTTTTCATTATCTTTATAAATTTGTACAGGGAAATTACCTGCGTTCTCATAACCTGGTGTCCAATTCCAACCATAAGAGATCGCTGGTGAATATTGTGTACCTGTCATATCTTTGGCATAAGCCCAGTTATAACCGAAAGAGGAATTGGTATCATAGAAAATCGATTGTGCAGAATCTTGATTCTCACCTGTCATTGTATCTTTAGTCGTATTCATACCTGCCCAACCCGTATTAGCTAAGTATCCGTTGCTTCCCAAACTATAACTGTCATTCATGTTAGAAGACTCTGCTGCTGAAGCGGCACCTGGTAAAAGCAAAGACGCGCTAATTGCAAATGTAGCTAAAGCAAAAATAGGTTTTTTAAAAGTCGTTGATTTTTTCATGATGTTACCTCCAGTAGAATAATAGTTAGTAATAAATGAGGAACACAATCGATTGACATAGGTGTAGAAAGAACGATCCACTTTTTAACTGTGCACAAAATAAGCACAGTATAGTCCATAGTAGAACAATTGCTGCTCTCATTCTCTCTATTTTCAAATGAATAGGTCGTTTATCCCCAAGCATAACGTTAAATAACACTAGATCATGCTTCGGGATAAACGTTTCATTTGTATTAATCTTCTGTAATGTAGAAGATGTATCTATCGACTACTTCCTATTCATAACTTACCCAACCCTGGATTAAGATAACCGAATTTGATAACCATTTATTGTAAAATTTTTGTTTTGTCTTAAATTTGACATATTTTCAATTTTCCATCAGTATCCATTTCTCTAAATCTTGAACAAAATGGCGCATTTTACGAGCATGTTGACGATCAATTTCTCCACTCTCATACAGCTCTTGTACTTTATCGCGCTGATTCTGGATAGCCGTTGTAATCAGATCAAGCTTTCCTTTATCCAGTGTAATATCGGGTAACGCCTGCCCTGTCTGATATTGAATAGCATG contains:
- a CDS encoding glycoside hydrolase family 6 protein, whose protein sequence is MAVSLLTGSLLPILSTPAAYAEAHVDNPFVGATAYVNPDYAKEVNASIAKVSDASLKAKMETIKSYPTSVWLDRIDAIGGGANNAGRLSLEGHLDAALAQKKGNTPITASFVIYDLPGRDCHALASNGELPLTPAGLERYKTEYIDVIADIFANPKYQDIRIVNVIEPDSLPNLVTNLNDARCAQASSTGIYEAGVKYALNKLHAIPNVYNYLDIGHSGWLGWDNNRTATISLYTKVVQSTTAGLASVDGFVTNTANTTPLNEPNLPNPDLNVGGQPIKSAKFYEWNPYFDEADFTGALYNGFVAAGWPSSIGFLIDTGRNGWGGPNRPTAAIGNDINTYVNSGRVDRRDHRGNWCNASGAGLGVAPTSAPGAHLDAYVWVKPPGESDGSSSLIPNNEGKGFDRMCDPTFTTADGVLTGALPNAPISGAWFHDQFVMLINNAYPAVGGSTTTPTTPPVTAPTAPTGVKATAADSQVKLNWSSVTGATSYTVKRATSATGAFTTVGANVTTTLYTDKAVTNGTTYYYAITANNTVGSSVNSTVVSAKPQATTTTPPTPTDPTTPTPTPVGDLVVQYRAGDTNVNDSQIKPYFNIKNNGTAAVNLSDLKLRYYFSKDGSADMTAWVDWAQVGQSNVTTTFTPNYVEVGFTSGAGALQPGAQTGDIQLRMAKNDWSPMDESNDYSFDATKTAYADWNKVTLYKGGTLAWGVAQ
- a CDS encoding YolD-like family protein gives rise to the protein MAKAKVAKRPTRDEFALEEIGNQLTEAYQEKSEILLTVWGAEEPVRGQIVNMDPRTGRVHVQYEEEVNKVKFMDIMGVNYPRD
- a CDS encoding glycoside hydrolase family 127 protein, with the protein product MSTVNKVLNTVTPKEVRIVDEFWTKYNDLVRQVVIPYQYDALHDRIADAEPSYAIQNFEIAAGRKEGQFNGFVFQDTDVAKWIEAVGYSLMTHPDAELERLTDQVIDLVAEAQGEDGYLNTYFTIKEPDKRWTNLADCHELYTAGHMIEAGVAYYQATGKKKLLDVVCRLADYIDTVFGTGEGQLRGYDGHQEIELALVKLYRLTGEQRYLQLSQFFIDERGQQPNFLEQEWEQRDRINFFVGKTNDINLQYSQAHVPVREQKEAVGHAVRAVYMYTAMADLAGLTGDTSLYQACQTLWNNMVHKQMYVTGGIGSTHHGEAFTIDYDLPNDSGYSETCAAVGIVFFAHRMLQIEAKGEYADVLERALYNTVIGGMAQDGKHYFYVNPLEVWPSACHHNPGKHHVKPVRQKWFGCSCCPPNIARLVSSLGQYIYSTNQDTIYTHLYIGGEAELTVGEQSVVIQQESGYPWNGATSFSFQLEQPQSFTLALRLPGWCKKASLTINGESIEYQSLVQDGYIYIQREWSVDDRVEWNMKMHVQVIHSHPRLRAASGKIALQHGPLVYCLEQADNGELISALSIDPAQSLTTRFDAELLGGAVVIEGTATRELTSDWDDHLYQDSPPTIQEQPFTAIPYFLWANRGEGDMAVWIRKN
- a CDS encoding MarR family winged helix-turn-helix transcriptional regulator; this translates as MPFNQEQNPLGLLLSRTYLSYKKKASHLLLDYDITPEQFGVLNNLVSHDGISQKALAELNSKDQTSIGKTLDRLENKKLLTRTVDPSDRRAVLLHLTTKGHELIQQTKPIMQEVDDEINALFTPEQTKQFIAMINQTFEHLSR
- a CDS encoding MATE family efflux transporter, with protein sequence MKPLQSSTPLHYRSYLALSIPLIISTVTTPLLGAVDTAVVGHLSSSIYIGGVAIGTLIFNTLYWLFGFLRVSTSGFAAQAKGAGQLERGFSELVRPTIIAILIGFFFVALQYPILQGVLAWIRPGADIREQASIYFHIRIWGAPVTLLNYVILGWLIGMAHVRQTLFLQIGINVLNMILAIVFVHVFHWQVAGVASATLIAEIAGLVFGIVLIWRSPYFKWGSISQAGVFNREALRRMISVNSDLFIRTICLLAMFNIFTANSTSFGPEMLAANAILLQVHYIMAYFFDGFANASSIYAGQAGGSRNPLLLRQTIRWSWYSSFLPAVLIVLLYWIFHEQLLGLFTDSAATIALANEYSFWLLLFPLVTGAGLVFYGLFTGLSVTAPIRNSMIISFVLFLVVLWIAVPVYGNHGLWLAFIAFGLGRSVFLLIRLPRLLQAIPDQ
- a CDS encoding SDR family NAD(P)-dependent oxidoreductase — encoded protein: MAQKLQGTVALVTGASSGIGEATAKSLAAQGATVVVVARRKDRLDQLATEISEQGGSAFVIEADITDQAQAQKAIEQTISKYNRLDIVVNNAGVMLLGPAENAPAEEWERMVSINVNGLLHISHAALPHLLKAAEQSDRQVADLINISSVAGRRAGAGSAVYNMTKFGVVAFSEALRQEVTGRGVRVGLIEPGVVQTELSSHVRSEVMEDMGKLFGNITPLEAQDIADAIEYVVTRPKHVAINEVLIRPTQQEF
- a CDS encoding GGDEF domain-containing phosphodiesterase, with the translated sequence MNSEDSLIHPLLKLAFDAMEDLVYIMAVQNRQFVYCYVNRKAELFSGISKKDIGKNFFDLYSERNQYEMAQYLHNKYSKVLVQAQSVRFDEGHLLPTGTLSGDSIISPIFNENQTITHLVCITRSYEERHQYKEKMQYYAFHDELTQLLNRRFLYEFVTHPAYLFMFDIDNLKYVNDTLGMESGDALLVEVAGRLKRNFSSEYISIRLSGDEFILVSNRQQEHPEQMAQIIISLMNEPFTFNNRQIKINVSVGIAYFSEDINISIALRRADIALFHAKTSGRNKHHLFCEKTQYEQVVRFNYELALNSCLEKEELQLLYQPIYGNKQKQVVAVEALLRWKKDHKYMVSPADFIPIAEQTGLIIPIGEWVIRQACHDLAIVQAKYGQQTKIAINISRIQLSEPDFIDRINQILQEEQVDPQYIDLEITESVAMIDTVSECSSLLQLREQGYTISIDDFGTGYSSLSTLTRLPVDNIKIDRSFVAQMNPPVLKALLAMAEALELHVVAEGIEEEDQWRKLLELGCNDFQGYWISYPMPLENLPDLPQFLSSVPTDYV